Proteins encoded together in one Peromyscus eremicus unplaced genomic scaffold, PerEre_H2_v1 PerEre#2#chrX_unloc_2, whole genome shotgun sequence window:
- the LOC131901093 gene encoding uncharacterized protein LOC131901093 isoform X1, with product MLFTTEPKILEGSPSPLLSQYETIGPWAVVSPGVTNSRVLLVLGHHHPTALACPGSALEAPSLLAALTWKLGSADLRPSWQLYCSPCVILSKVSPGSKLEFSTADLPSSLHLNIILQGFIKYLYKDQDRYPLKVHILSIRPPDFCPQIPALTSFHSGLSPVSQINPFPELFWSVLCHSSRGRSYHTREPFCHCSPGSGLAFRFLVIHFII from the exons atgCTCTTCACCACGGAGCCCAagattttggaaggaagcccttctcctctaCTATCTCAATATGAGACCATCGGTCCATGGGCAGTAGTCTCCCCTGGTGTCACAAATTCCCGtgtgctcttggttctgggacaccaccaccccactgctcTAGCATGTCCAGggtcagccttggaggccccttcTTTGCTCgccgccttgacctggaagcttgggtcagcagacctaaggccatcctggcagctgtactgctcACCCTG TGTTATTCTAAGTAAAGTTTCCCCTGGGAGCAAGTTAGAATTCTCTACTGCAGACCTACCCAGCAGTTTACATTTGAACATCATTCTTCAGGGATTCAT aaaatatttatacaaagatcAAGATCGTTATCCATTAAAAGTTCACATTTTAAGT attcggcctccagatttctgtcctcaaattcctgccttgacttccttccacagtggactgtcacctgtaagccaaataaaccctttcccagaattgttttggtctgtgctttgtcacagcagtagaggAAGAAGCTACCACACCAGGGAACCATTTTGTCACTGTTCTCCAGGCTCTGGATTGGCATTTCGTTTTCttgttatacattttattatttaa